From a single Artemia franciscana chromosome 9, ASM3288406v1, whole genome shotgun sequence genomic region:
- the LOC136031068 gene encoding transmembrane protein 141-like — translation MNDVKELKERYSTIYPGFGSYTECMSRSLFSGLAAGAIVFSGTWIFQHLFRHRLPYDPKFHALVSAAIGVVSGYKVTALRSQSCQAAWMATENKHTYLNPLQKEEKQISLEKPSL, via the exons ATGAACGAtgttaaagaattaaaagaaaggtattcaactatttatcctgGCTTTGGTTCATATACTGAGTGTATGTCAAGAAGCTTGTTTTCTGGACTTGCTGCTGGTGCCATAG ttttttctggaACCTGGATATTTCAGCATTTGTTTCGACACAGGCTTCCCTACGATCCCAAATTTCATGCCCTTGTTTCTGCTGCAATTGGTGTTGTATCAGGCTATAAAGTAACAGCTTTAAGGTCACAATCCTGTCAGGCTGCTTGGATGGCAAcagaaaataaacatacatatttaaatcctcttcaaaaagaagaaaagcaaaTATCTCTGGAAAAACCAAGCCTTTAG